From Polaribacter haliotis:
TGTTGTAGTTTCTATTAAAACAGAACTTTTATTACTTCCTTATTACTCTGATTGTTAATACTTTCTTAATTTTTGTTTATAGATAACAAATATTAGTTAAACAAAAATATATTTTATGTATCTTTGAGTGTGATTTTTAATACTACACATAAAAATAAAGATGCAGAAGCTACTATTAATGATTTAGTAGGATCTGCTTACACTTTTTTTGAAGCTATAAAAAAGAAAGGTGTAGGTTCTAAAAGAATGATGGTTTCTGATGTAAGCCCTAATTTCAAAAATATAATGAATGTCGTTTCTGATATTAACTATGCAAATATCGAAATCAGAAAAAAAGGAATTTTAGTTCATATTAATAAAGGACTCAAAAATTTCAGTTGGGCAATTCCTTTTTATCAACTTTACATGTATAAGACAGATGGTTTTAGCATTCACGCACAAGGAAATTTTATAAAATTTACAAGTAATAAATTACTAAAAGAAAATAAAAAATTTATCGACAAGTTGGTTGATTTAAAAATTGAAAATGATAAGAATTACGAGTTTTATGACGCTATAAATTAAATTGATAAGAAATGATTTTAGATGGTATAGCAATTGATAGAATAATAGAGATGGCTTGGGAAGATAGAACAACTTTCGAAGCTATTCAATTTCAATTCGGATTAAAAGAGCAAGAAGTTATCGATTTAATGCGAAGAGAAATGAAGCCGAAAAGCTTTAAAATGTGGCGAGAAAGAGTTCAAGGAAGGAGAACGAAACACGAGAAATTAAGAACTTTCGAAAAAGGAAGATTTAAGTGTTCGAGGCAAAAATCAATATCAAACAACTCTATAGCAAAAAGATAAAAATCGTGCTTTGCTTTTAAGTTTAGAGTACTTAAAGACAGCACATTAAAAAGACAAATTATGATTACAGAAGTAATACCAAAAGAAATTTCAGAAAAATTAAATGGCTTTTCATTCGAAGAAGTTGGAGACGACCATTTATTTACTGGTTTGCAAACTCCAATGAAAGCAAATGCGTTTGAACTTTCTGATGAAGAAAAGAAAGAAAAAATTGCCAATTTATTTTCAGAAATAATGGATGTAATGGGGTTGGATTTAACTGATGATTCTTTACAAGGAACTCCAAAAAGAGTTGCCAAAATGTATATTGATGAAATATTCAGCGGATTAAACCCAGCCAATAAACCAAAAGTTGCTTTGTTTGATAACAAATACCAATACAACCAAATGTTGGTGGAAAAAAATATTACTTTCTATTCTAATTGCGAGCATCATTTTGTGCCAATTTTTGGAAAAGCACATGTTGCCTATATTTCATCAGGAAAAGTAATCGGACTTTCTAAATTGAATAGAATCGTTCAATACTATGCAAAAAGACCGCAAGTTCAAGAAAGATTAACAAACCAAATTGCGGAAGAATTAAAAGGAATTTTAAATACAGAAGATGTTGCAGTAATAATTGATGCAAAACATTTATGTGTTTCTTCAAGGGGAATTAAAGATGATACTTCTTCTACTGTCACCTCTTATTTTGGAGGTAAATTCCAAAATCAAGAAAAAATAGCAGAATTACAAAATACATTAAATTACTAATTATGAAGGAATTAATAGAAAAAGCCTTGGAATTCGAGACAAGAAAAATGAGATTCCCAACAACAAGCGATCGTATTATGGCCGCAAGAGAAGCAAAAGATTTGGTCTTAAGTTTAAACGAAATTTACAAAGAAAATAAAGACGAAAAGATTATGGATATCATGAAACGTCTTACTGTAATAAAGCAAAGAATTGAGAAACGTTTAAAGGGAAAACCTTTAACTGCATAATAAATTGACTTTTCACTTGCTTTTCTAACAATTATAATTATATTCGAAAATTAGATAAAAAATCGAATATACAAGATAATGACATTAAAAGAAAAGGCAGTAGAATTTGAGACAAGAAAATTCTCATTTAAAACTACAAGTGATAGAATTTTAGCATCAAGAGAAGTAAAAGCTTTAGTATTAGAGCTTAACGAAGAATATAAAAAAGAAAAAGATCCAGAATTAATGGATTTGATGAAGCGCTTAACAGTTGTAAAACAAAAAATTGAAAAGCGCTTGAAAGGAAGACCTTAAAAGCACTATGAGAAAAATATTAGTTATTGGAGGAAGCAAAGGAATTGGAAATGCAATTGTAACTGCTTTAGTTGAAGAAAACTCAATTATAAACATAAGCAGATCTGCTCCTTTGCAGCCTCACACTAATCTTACTCATTATAACTGCAATATTTTAGAAGATGCTTTACCAGAAATTGAAGAAATAGACGCTTTAATATACTGTCCTGGAAGCATTAACTTAAAACCAATTTCGAGGTTAAAGTTAGAAGATTTTAGAAACGATTTCGAAATTAATGTTGTTGGTGCTGTAAAAGCGATTCAACATTATTTACCTTCACTAAAAAAAGGAAACAACCCAAATATTTTATTATTTAGCACAGTTGCCGCCAAATTAGGTATGCCTTTTCACGCAAGTGTGGCTGCAGCAAAATCTGCTGTGGAAGGTTTAACAAAATCTTTGGGTGCAGAATTAGCACCCACAATTCGTGTAAATGCAATTGCACCCACAGTTACAGATACTGAACTGGCTTCAAAACTTTTAAGAAATGAACGTATGATAGAAAATATCACAGAACGTCATCCGCTTAAAAAATACTTACAACCTACTGAAGTTGCAGATTTGGCAACTTTCTTAATTTCTGACAAAGCAACATCTATTTCCGGACAAATTTTCGAATTAGATTGCGGAATTGTCAGTTTCAAAATTTAAAATATGACCAATATCTACGATATTAAAATCAATAGTTTACAAAATAAAGCTATTGACTTATCTGAATACAAAAACAAATTTATCTTGTTTGTAAATGTCGCTTCGAAATGTGGCTTTACTTCACAATATAAAGAATTGGAAGAATTAAGTAATCAATACAAAGAAAACTTGGTAATTATTGGAGTTCCTTGCAATCAATTTGGAAAACAAGAACCTGGAAATGCTTCTGAAATTCAAGAGTTTTGTGAGGTAAATTATGGAGTTTCGTTTCTAATAACAGAAAAAGTAGATGTGAAAGGAATTAACCAACATCCTTTATATACTTGGTTAACAAGTAGAGAATTTAACAACAAGAAGAGTTCTACTGTTAAGTGGAATTTTCAAAAATATTTGGTTTCTCCTGAAGGAAAATTAATCGATTATTATTTTTCAATTACAAAACCATTGAGTTCTAAAATCACTAAACACTTAAAATAATGTTCGGACTTTTCAAAAAGAAATCAGCAGTAGAAAAATTACAAGAAAAATATAAAAAATTGATGGAAGAAGGTTTTAAGCTTCAATCTATCAATAGAAGTGATAGTGATCAGAAATATTTGGAAGCGGACAATCTTTTAAAAGAAATAGAAAAATTGAAAGAAAATTCTTAAAATGAAACAACTAAAACTTACCATATTATTTTTAATCATCAATTTTGGTGGTTTGGTAATTGGAAATTGGCTTATGGAAAATGGACCAATGACAGATTGGTACATCAATTTAAATAAAGCTCCTTGGACACCTCCAGGTTGGGTTTTTGGTGTTGCTTGGACGTTAATTATGATTTGCTTTTCCATTTATTTAGGAAAATTATTTTCTGAAGAAAATTCCAAGAAAATGAAATTATTTATTCTACTTCAATTTATATTGAATGTAAGTTGGAATTATATTTTCTTCAACCAACATTTAGTGTTATTT
This genomic window contains:
- a CDS encoding SDR family NAD(P)-dependent oxidoreductase, with product MRKILVIGGSKGIGNAIVTALVEENSIINISRSAPLQPHTNLTHYNCNILEDALPEIEEIDALIYCPGSINLKPISRLKLEDFRNDFEINVVGAVKAIQHYLPSLKKGNNPNILLFSTVAAKLGMPFHASVAAAKSAVEGLTKSLGAELAPTIRVNAIAPTVTDTELASKLLRNERMIENITERHPLKKYLQPTEVADLATFLISDKATSISGQIFELDCGIVSFKI
- the folE gene encoding GTP cyclohydrolase I FolE: MITEVIPKEISEKLNGFSFEEVGDDHLFTGLQTPMKANAFELSDEEKKEKIANLFSEIMDVMGLDLTDDSLQGTPKRVAKMYIDEIFSGLNPANKPKVALFDNKYQYNQMLVEKNITFYSNCEHHFVPIFGKAHVAYISSGKVIGLSKLNRIVQYYAKRPQVQERLTNQIAEELKGILNTEDVAVIIDAKHLCVSSRGIKDDTSSTVTSYFGGKFQNQEKIAELQNTLNY
- a CDS encoding glutathione peroxidase — its product is MTNIYDIKINSLQNKAIDLSEYKNKFILFVNVASKCGFTSQYKELEELSNQYKENLVIIGVPCNQFGKQEPGNASEIQEFCEVNYGVSFLITEKVDVKGINQHPLYTWLTSREFNNKKSSTVKWNFQKYLVSPEGKLIDYYFSITKPLSSKITKHLK
- a CDS encoding TspO/MBR family protein; protein product: MKQLKLTILFLIINFGGLVIGNWLMENGPMTDWYINLNKAPWTPPGWVFGVAWTLIMICFSIYLGKLFSEENSKKMKLFILLQFILNVSWNYIFFNQHLVLFGLITISLLTSLLFYYFFNLSSKVKNYKYLLLPYMIWLCIATSLNLYILIHN
- a CDS encoding TIGR03643 family protein; amino-acid sequence: MILDGIAIDRIIEMAWEDRTTFEAIQFQFGLKEQEVIDLMRREMKPKSFKMWRERVQGRRTKHEKLRTFEKGRFKCSRQKSISNNSIAKR
- a CDS encoding Lacal_2735 family protein, yielding MFGLFKKKSAVEKLQEKYKKLMEEGFKLQSINRSDSDQKYLEADNLLKEIEKLKENS